A genomic segment from Roseibium algicola encodes:
- the dctP gene encoding TRAP transporter substrate-binding protein DctP: MKFTAAALAASVSVIATMAQAETFSIQTSFNAGDFSTQYLTETWLPKIKEMTDGRVEIQLTPNGSVVPARETPDAVAAGVLDGDFTSVNYFAGREPAYAIMGDLISGYDTPQQMIGFCKDGGGEAVMQKAADAVTGGEVQVVACGPYSREALPARVPIRTFEDLEGKKIRSPEGLAAAVFQAAGASPVSIPFSEVYGALEKGIVDAADASAYVNNDATGLHDVAPYPLYPGIHSMPSMQFTINKAKWDALSPEDQKALRDWWYEAMFAMAAEVDKKDQELAARDGAGEKIEVINWAQEDRDQLREIARKEWENYAQKSDLAKEALDANLSYMTEIGLFKN, translated from the coding sequence ATGAAATTCACCGCCGCTGCCCTGGCAGCTTCGGTCTCCGTCATCGCAACAATGGCGCAGGCAGAGACCTTCAGCATTCAGACCTCTTTCAATGCAGGGGACTTTTCGACCCAGTATCTGACGGAAACCTGGCTTCCGAAAATCAAGGAAATGACCGACGGCCGGGTCGAGATCCAGCTGACGCCGAACGGATCCGTGGTGCCGGCAAGAGAAACGCCTGATGCTGTTGCGGCCGGCGTTTTGGATGGCGACTTCACCTCCGTGAACTACTTTGCAGGCCGCGAGCCGGCCTACGCCATCATGGGCGACCTCATCTCCGGCTACGACACGCCGCAGCAGATGATCGGTTTCTGCAAGGATGGCGGCGGCGAAGCCGTGATGCAGAAAGCAGCCGATGCCGTGACCGGGGGTGAAGTGCAGGTCGTTGCCTGCGGGCCCTATTCTCGCGAAGCATTGCCGGCCCGCGTACCGATCCGCACGTTCGAAGATCTGGAAGGCAAGAAGATCCGCTCTCCGGAAGGGCTTGCCGCCGCGGTCTTCCAGGCTGCCGGTGCGTCGCCGGTATCCATTCCTTTCTCCGAAGTCTATGGCGCTCTGGAAAAGGGCATTGTCGATGCAGCAGACGCCTCGGCCTACGTCAACAACGACGCGACCGGTCTGCATGACGTTGCCCCTTACCCGCTTTATCCCGGCATTCACTCCATGCCGTCGATGCAGTTCACCATCAACAAGGCGAAGTGGGATGCCTTGAGCCCGGAAGACCAGAAAGCCCTGCGCGACTGGTGGTACGAAGCCATGTTCGCAATGGCGGCTGAAGTCGACAAGAAGGACCAGGAACTGGCCGCACGAGATGGGGCTGGCGAGAAGATCGAAGTGATCAACTGGGCCCAGGAAGATCGCGACCAACTGCGCGAGATCGCCCGGAAGGAATGGGAGAACTACGCCCAGAAGTCGGACCTTGCCAAGGAAGCGCTTGACGCGAACCTCTCCTACATGACCGAAATCGGTCTCTTCAAAAACTAG
- the araD gene encoding L-arabinonate dehydratase — protein sequence MTHKAPKDLRSARWFAPDDLRSFGHRSRMMQLGYSEEDFRDKPVIGVLNTWSELNTCHSHFKERVQDVKRGVFQAGGFPVEMPSLSVDESFTKPTSMLYRNMLAMETEEMIRSHPLDGVVLMGGCDKTTPGLVMGAISAGVPMVYLPAGPMLRGNYAGKILGSGSDAWKYWDERRAGNISDDEWLGIQGGIARSAGTCMTMGTASTMTAIADAMGLTLPGASSIPAVDAGHQRMGADCGRRIVEMVWEDLTPDWIITDAACRNAAVVAMATGCSTNAVVHLIAMARRAGVELSLDDLDALGRVTPLIANVRPSGRDYLMEDFFYAGGLRALMKQIEDRLDLSALTITGKTLGENLEGAVVYNDDVIRPLSNPVYEEGSLAVLRGNLCPDGAVIKPAACDPKFHFHEGPALVFDSYPEMKAAIDDETLEVTPDHVLVLRNAGPQGGPGFPEWGMLPIPKALIKQGHRDMLRISDARMSGTSYGACVLHVAPESYVGGPLALLKTGDIVRLDLANRRLDMLVGEVELEARRAAWQAPVPRFERGYGYLFQRHVTQADKGCDFDFLQSDFGRTAGEPDIY from the coding sequence ATGACGCACAAAGCCCCAAAAGACTTACGATCCGCGCGCTGGTTCGCTCCTGACGATCTGCGCAGCTTCGGTCATCGCTCGCGGATGATGCAGCTCGGCTACTCGGAAGAGGACTTCCGTGACAAGCCGGTCATTGGCGTGCTCAACACCTGGTCGGAGCTGAACACCTGTCATTCCCACTTCAAGGAGCGGGTGCAGGACGTGAAGCGCGGCGTCTTCCAGGCGGGAGGCTTTCCCGTCGAAATGCCGTCGCTCTCGGTCGACGAAAGCTTCACCAAGCCGACCTCGATGCTCTACCGCAACATGCTGGCCATGGAGACGGAGGAGATGATCCGTTCTCACCCGCTGGACGGCGTGGTGCTGATGGGAGGCTGTGACAAGACCACACCAGGTCTTGTCATGGGGGCGATCTCGGCGGGTGTTCCGATGGTCTATCTGCCGGCAGGCCCGATGTTGCGCGGCAACTACGCCGGCAAGATCCTGGGGTCGGGGTCCGATGCCTGGAAATACTGGGACGAGCGCCGGGCCGGCAACATTTCCGACGATGAATGGCTCGGGATCCAGGGTGGTATCGCCCGCTCGGCCGGCACCTGCATGACCATGGGGACGGCTTCGACCATGACGGCCATTGCCGACGCAATGGGGCTGACCCTTCCGGGAGCATCTTCCATTCCGGCGGTTGATGCGGGCCATCAACGCATGGGAGCCGATTGTGGCCGTCGCATCGTTGAGATGGTCTGGGAAGACCTGACACCGGATTGGATCATCACGGATGCCGCCTGCCGGAACGCCGCTGTCGTTGCGATGGCCACCGGCTGTTCCACCAATGCGGTCGTCCACCTTATCGCGATGGCGCGCCGGGCCGGTGTGGAGCTGTCGCTCGACGATCTGGACGCCCTTGGCCGGGTGACACCGCTGATCGCCAATGTGCGACCTTCCGGCAGGGACTACCTGATGGAGGATTTCTTCTATGCGGGCGGCCTGCGCGCGCTGATGAAACAGATCGAGGACCGGCTGGATCTTTCCGCGCTGACCATCACCGGCAAGACGCTCGGTGAAAACCTGGAAGGCGCGGTCGTCTATAACGACGATGTCATCCGACCTCTCTCCAACCCGGTGTACGAGGAAGGTTCGCTCGCCGTTCTGCGCGGGAACCTCTGCCCTGACGGGGCCGTGATCAAACCGGCGGCCTGCGATCCGAAGTTCCATTTCCACGAAGGACCGGCCCTGGTCTTCGACAGCTACCCGGAAATGAAGGCGGCCATCGATGACGAGACCCTGGAGGTCACGCCGGACCACGTCCTGGTGCTCCGCAATGCCGGGCCTCAGGGCGGGCCGGGTTTTCCCGAATGGGGCATGCTGCCGATCCCCAAGGCGCTGATCAAGCAGGGCCATCGCGACATGCTGCGGATCTCCGATGCGCGCATGTCCGGCACCTCCTATGGTGCCTGCGTGCTGCATGTCGCGCCGGAAAGCTATGTCGGCGGACCGCTGGCGCTGCTGAAGACCGGTGACATCGTCCGGCTGGATCTCGCCAACCGCCGCCTCGACATGCTGGTGGGGGAGGTGGAACTGGAGGCCCGCAGGGCCGCCTGGCAGGCCCCCGTGCCACGGTTTGAGCGCGGCTACGGTTATCTCTTCCAGCGACACGTCACCCAGGCCGACAAGGGCTGCGACTTCGACTTCCTGCAATCCGACTTCGGCCGCACCGCCGGCGAACCCGATATCTACTGA
- a CDS encoding ribonuclease activity regulator RraA has translation MSDYTLSDDTRAKLKKVSTASVATALYKRGLRNQFIQGVVPVAPKDEKMVGQAFTLRYIPAREDRNPITVFRNPDHPQRVAMETCPPGHVLVMDARKDARAATAGSILITRLALRGAAGVVSDGGFRDAEGIGALDMPAYYAKPSAPTNLTLHEALDINVPISCGDAPVFPGDVLVGDKDGVMVIPAHLADELADECTGMESFEDFVLEEVKAGTPIIGLYPPTKEENVQKYEAWRQKTGR, from the coding sequence ATGAGCGACTACACACTTTCCGACGACACCCGCGCGAAACTGAAAAAGGTCTCGACGGCTTCCGTCGCGACGGCGCTCTACAAGCGCGGCCTGCGCAACCAGTTCATTCAGGGTGTGGTGCCGGTAGCTCCGAAAGACGAAAAAATGGTCGGTCAGGCTTTCACGCTGCGCTATATTCCGGCTCGGGAAGACCGCAATCCGATCACGGTTTTTCGCAATCCGGACCATCCGCAGCGGGTTGCGATGGAAACCTGCCCGCCGGGCCACGTTCTGGTGATGGATGCGCGCAAGGATGCGCGCGCGGCAACGGCCGGTTCCATCCTGATCACCCGGCTGGCGCTACGCGGCGCTGCCGGTGTTGTCTCCGACGGTGGTTTCCGGGACGCGGAAGGTATCGGCGCACTCGACATGCCTGCCTATTACGCCAAGCCGTCAGCTCCGACCAACCTGACCCTGCATGAGGCGCTGGACATCAACGTCCCGATATCCTGCGGCGATGCTCCGGTCTTCCCCGGTGACGTTCTGGTCGGCGACAAGGATGGCGTCATGGTGATCCCTGCACATCTGGCCGACGAGCTTGCGGACGAATGCACCGGCATGGAGAGCTTTGAGGATTTCGTGCTGGAAGAAGTAAAGGCCGGAACGCCGATCATCGGTCTCTATCCGCCGACGAAGGAAGAGAACGTGCAGAAATACGAAGCCTGGCGACAGAAAACCGGGCGGTAG
- a CDS encoding TRAP transporter large permease, protein MGIELITLLIVVALLALMALGVPLGITTLTVSLATAILYFGERAGFFIVAANVGEVLHKYELIAVPFFVFMANVLERSGIAQSLFDSMAILGGRFRGSVAVQTCVVAVVLAAMSGIMGGEIVMLGLIALPQMLRLGYDRKLSIGIICAAGALATLIPPSVVLIVYGLAAQVSITKLFAASAVPGLILASLFIIYILIRVRFNPALAPIYDIPETGLPLFQRVKYLKGVVLPGLLIGAVLGVIYSGIATVTEAAAVGAVGALVVAAVRNELSWKMARDAMRQTVLTVGSIIWLVLGAVSLIGIYNRIGGGEFLRGLLTSLDIAPILVIVVMMLIVMVLGTFLEWIAIIFITVPIFAPVVVDLGFDPVWFGVLFAMNIQIYYLSPPFGPACFFLKSVAPKDIQLQEIFAAVLPFIALQAVGLFLVLFFPDLALWLPNLLD, encoded by the coding sequence GTGGGCATTGAACTCATTACCCTTCTGATCGTCGTCGCTCTGCTGGCGCTGATGGCGCTGGGCGTTCCGCTTGGCATCACCACACTGACGGTGTCTCTGGCAACGGCGATCCTCTATTTCGGCGAACGTGCCGGTTTCTTCATCGTTGCTGCCAATGTCGGCGAGGTCCTGCACAAGTACGAGCTGATCGCCGTTCCCTTCTTTGTCTTCATGGCGAACGTCCTCGAGCGATCGGGGATCGCACAGTCACTGTTCGACAGCATGGCGATCCTGGGCGGGCGCTTCCGCGGTTCGGTCGCAGTACAGACTTGTGTCGTCGCGGTGGTGCTGGCGGCAATGTCCGGCATCATGGGCGGCGAGATCGTCATGCTCGGCCTGATCGCGCTGCCGCAGATGCTGCGGCTCGGGTATGACCGCAAGCTGTCCATCGGCATCATCTGCGCTGCCGGTGCCTTGGCAACGCTGATCCCGCCCTCGGTCGTTCTGATCGTCTACGGTCTTGCGGCCCAGGTTTCGATCACCAAGCTCTTCGCCGCCTCCGCCGTGCCGGGGCTGATCCTCGCCAGCCTGTTCATCATCTACATCCTGATCCGGGTGCGCTTCAATCCGGCGCTGGCACCGATCTATGACATTCCCGAAACCGGTTTGCCGCTGTTCCAGCGCGTCAAGTACCTGAAAGGGGTTGTTCTGCCAGGGCTTCTGATCGGTGCCGTGCTCGGGGTCATTTATTCCGGCATTGCCACCGTCACGGAGGCCGCGGCTGTCGGAGCCGTGGGTGCTCTCGTGGTTGCTGCCGTCCGCAATGAGCTTTCGTGGAAGATGGCACGTGACGCCATGCGCCAGACGGTGCTGACGGTTGGGTCCATCATCTGGCTGGTGCTGGGGGCCGTCTCGCTGATCGGCATCTACAACCGGATCGGCGGCGGCGAATTCCTGCGCGGCCTGCTGACATCCCTTGATATCGCACCGATCCTGGTCATCGTCGTCATGATGCTGATCGTCATGGTACTCGGCACGTTCCTGGAATGGATCGCGATCATCTTCATCACCGTACCGATCTTTGCACCGGTGGTGGTGGATCTCGGCTTTGATCCGGTCTGGTTCGGGGTGCTCTTTGCCATGAACATCCAGATCTACTACCTGTCGCCACCTTTCGGGCCAGCCTGTTTCTTCCTGAAATCCGTGGCGCCAAAAGATATCCAGCTGCAGGAAATCTTCGCCGCTGTGCTGCCGTTCATCGCCCTGCAGGCTGTCGGCCTGTTCCTGGTGCTGTTCTTCCCCGATCTGGCCCTGTGGCTGCCGAACCTGCTGGATTGA
- a CDS encoding TRAP transporter small permease subunit gives MMKRLFARYADVMDSVSVFIGHGCSVLFFACIAVSALEVVMRYGFDSPTVWSTELAMTLCASAWVLAVGYVTQRHRHISITMIETLVSPRVWRVMRLLQMVIAAGAVLVLTMALWDPMLKVLKRTEHSGTALNSIQPTYLKILLVAGCVLYILQLAANIIRWCQRTEGEIAGGH, from the coding sequence ATGATGAAACGCCTATTCGCGCGTTATGCCGATGTCATGGACAGTGTCAGTGTGTTCATCGGTCATGGTTGTTCCGTGCTGTTTTTCGCCTGTATCGCGGTTTCCGCGCTCGAGGTGGTGATGCGGTACGGGTTCGACAGCCCGACTGTCTGGTCGACCGAACTTGCCATGACGCTCTGTGCTTCGGCCTGGGTGCTTGCCGTTGGTTATGTCACCCAGCGGCATCGCCATATTTCCATCACCATGATCGAAACGCTGGTCAGTCCACGGGTCTGGCGCGTAATGCGCCTGTTGCAGATGGTGATTGCGGCTGGCGCGGTACTTGTCCTGACCATGGCCCTGTGGGATCCGATGCTGAAAGTTCTGAAGCGCACCGAGCACTCGGGAACCGCGCTGAACTCGATCCAGCCGACCTATCTCAAGATCCTGCTTGTTGCTGGTTGCGTTCTCTACATCCTCCAGCTTGCCGCCAACATCATTCGCTGGTGCCAGCGCACCGAAGGGGAGATCGCCGGTGGGCATTGA
- a CDS encoding crotonase/enoyl-CoA hydratase family protein, which translates to MTAPVLLDRHGPIALLTLNRPEKLNALNYATNDLILAHLNELEADDGIRAVVITGAGRSAFSAGGDIHEFSRTIAEGIDVAVREFCQRGQRMTARLENFPKPVIAAVNGLAYGGGCEITEAVHLAVACESALFAKPEINIGIPPTFGGTQRLPRLAGRKRALELLLTGDSFSAHRAHELGLVNQVVTDGSELEAAFALAERILRHSPLAASRILTAVTRGLNTTISEGLQIEQEQFARMAATRDVHEGLTGWIERRMPDYQGA; encoded by the coding sequence ATGACTGCCCCTGTTCTTCTGGACCGCCACGGCCCCATTGCGCTGCTTACCCTCAACAGGCCCGAGAAGCTGAACGCGCTCAACTACGCTACGAACGACCTCATCCTGGCACATCTGAACGAACTGGAAGCGGACGACGGCATTCGTGCTGTCGTCATCACCGGCGCAGGCAGGAGCGCCTTTTCGGCGGGTGGAGACATTCACGAGTTTTCGCGCACCATCGCGGAGGGCATAGACGTCGCGGTACGCGAATTTTGCCAGCGGGGCCAGCGCATGACTGCGCGCCTGGAAAACTTTCCCAAGCCGGTCATCGCCGCTGTCAATGGTCTGGCCTACGGCGGCGGTTGCGAGATCACCGAAGCGGTTCATCTTGCCGTCGCCTGCGAAAGCGCACTCTTTGCCAAACCGGAGATCAATATCGGCATCCCGCCGACCTTCGGCGGCACGCAGCGTCTGCCGCGCCTTGCAGGCCGCAAACGGGCCCTGGAACTGCTTCTCACCGGTGACAGCTTTTCCGCGCACAGAGCTCATGAGCTCGGACTGGTCAACCAGGTCGTCACCGACGGCAGCGAACTGGAGGCGGCCTTTGCCCTCGCAGAGCGCATCCTTCGTCACTCGCCGCTGGCTGCTTCCAGGATCCTGACTGCCGTCACGCGCGGGCTCAACACGACCATTTCCGAAGGCCTGCAAATCGAACAGGAGCAGTTTGCACGCATGGCAGCCACGCGGGACGTTCACGAGGGCCTCACCGGATGGATCGAGCGGCGCATGCCGGACTATCAGGGCGCATGA
- a CDS encoding glycine/sarcosine N-methyltransferase, translated as MQAQQLSANAELQLDEQAYGRDPIADRETDLYRGEYIMSFVEKWDELIDWDARADSEGQFFMDVLRARGKETVLDVATGTGFHSVRLTRAGFNVTSADGSAAMLAKAFQNGQKRGMILKTVQADWRWLNRDIQGKYDAIICLGNSFTHLHDELDRRRALAEFYAALKHDGILIIDQRNYDAMLDQGYSNKHKYYYAGKKVKAEPVHMDEGLARFKYSFPDGAEYTLNMCPIRKNYMRRLLSEAGFERVRTYGDFQETFAENDPDFFIHIAEKSSLHLVRWGGARPEDGKTDIREVAESYYDSDDADTFYSLVWGGQDLHIGLYDDTSNIREASDLTIDEMAGMLPNLGADAKVLDIGSGYGGAMRKLVKASGCSAVCLNISDVQNDTNRHRNIQQGFKDRIRVEHGVFEDIPEQPESFDIVWSQDAILHSDQRHKVLQEVHRVLKPGGYFIFTDPMQADDADPKALQPVYDRLQLNSLGSMRFYRETAEALGFETIEQRDMTQQLRNHYFRVREELLANYDKLRNEGASADYLDKMALGLMNWVDAADAGQLAWGIQLFRKPV; from the coding sequence ATGCAGGCTCAACAGCTGTCCGCCAATGCCGAATTGCAACTGGACGAGCAGGCTTACGGCCGGGATCCGATCGCAGACCGGGAAACGGATCTCTACCGCGGCGAATACATCATGTCGTTCGTGGAAAAGTGGGACGAGTTGATCGACTGGGACGCGCGCGCCGACAGCGAGGGACAGTTCTTCATGGACGTGCTGCGCGCCCGCGGCAAGGAAACCGTGCTCGATGTCGCAACAGGAACCGGCTTCCACTCCGTGCGGCTGACCCGCGCAGGCTTTAACGTGACCTCGGCCGACGGCTCCGCTGCCATGCTGGCAAAGGCGTTCCAGAACGGCCAGAAACGCGGCATGATCCTGAAGACGGTACAGGCTGACTGGCGTTGGCTGAACCGGGACATTCAGGGCAAATACGACGCCATCATCTGCCTCGGCAATTCCTTCACCCACTTGCACGACGAACTGGACCGCCGCCGGGCGCTTGCCGAATTCTATGCCGCGCTCAAACACGACGGCATCCTGATCATCGATCAGCGCAACTACGATGCGATGCTAGATCAGGGCTATTCCAACAAGCACAAATACTATTATGCCGGAAAGAAGGTGAAGGCCGAACCGGTGCATATGGACGAAGGCCTCGCCCGCTTCAAATACAGCTTTCCCGATGGGGCCGAGTACACGCTCAACATGTGCCCCATCCGCAAGAACTACATGCGCCGCCTCCTGTCGGAGGCAGGCTTCGAGCGGGTCCGCACCTATGGTGACTTCCAGGAGACCTTTGCGGAAAACGATCCGGATTTCTTCATTCACATTGCCGAAAAATCCAGCCTGCACCTGGTTCGCTGGGGTGGCGCGCGCCCTGAAGACGGCAAAACGGATATCCGCGAAGTTGCCGAAAGCTACTACGACAGTGACGACGCCGACACGTTCTACAGCCTTGTCTGGGGCGGCCAGGACCTTCACATCGGCCTTTACGACGACACCAGCAACATTCGCGAAGCGTCGGACCTCACCATCGACGAGATGGCCGGCATGCTGCCCAATCTGGGTGCGGATGCCAAGGTTCTCGACATCGGCTCCGGTTATGGCGGTGCGATGCGCAAGCTGGTCAAGGCCAGTGGCTGCAGCGCGGTCTGCCTGAACATTTCCGATGTCCAGAACGACACCAACCGGCACCGCAACATCCAGCAGGGCTTCAAGGACAGGATCCGCGTCGAGCACGGCGTCTTCGAGGATATTCCGGAACAGCCGGAAAGCTTCGACATTGTCTGGAGCCAGGATGCGATCCTGCACTCCGACCAACGCCACAAGGTACTGCAGGAAGTCCACCGGGTGCTGAAGCCGGGCGGCTATTTCATCTTCACCGATCCGATGCAGGCCGATGATGCCGACCCGAAAGCTCTCCAGCCGGTTTATGACCGCCTGCAGCTCAACAGCCTCGGGTCGATGCGCTTCTACCGCGAGACGGCAGAAGCACTGGGCTTTGAAACAATCGAACAGCGGGACATGACGCAGCAGCTGCGCAATCACTATTTCCGGGTACGCGAGGAGCTTCTCGCCAACTACGACAAGCTGCGCAACGAAGGCGCTTCCGCCGACTATCTCGACAAGATGGCGCTTGGGCTCATGAACTGGGTCGATGCTGCGGACGCCGGCCAGCTGGCCTGGGGCATCCAGCTGTTCCGCAAGCCT
- a CDS encoding GntR family transcriptional regulator, protein MTVELARLLDDPNRAADAGSGERIRRISVSQQIQESLRARIISLDLKPGLSLSRTDLATHYGVSQTPVRDAMMKLEEEGLLTIYPQSKTEVSKINVDHARETQFLRLSLELEVTRTLARQEDKSSIAPARQILKLQETAHAEGDLGLFATFDKRFHLSLFKAIGLASLCQLVASRSGHIDRLRNLNLPDPGKPASILRYHGLILAGIEASDETATETAVREHLSGTLQQVDQIVARNPAFF, encoded by the coding sequence ATGACGGTTGAACTGGCTCGGTTGCTGGACGACCCGAACAGAGCGGCAGACGCCGGCAGCGGTGAAAGGATCCGGCGGATCTCCGTCAGCCAGCAGATCCAGGAATCGCTGCGCGCGCGGATCATCTCGCTGGACCTCAAGCCCGGGCTCAGCCTGTCGCGGACGGATCTAGCTACCCATTACGGCGTCAGCCAGACCCCTGTGCGCGATGCGATGATGAAGCTAGAAGAAGAAGGGTTGCTGACCATCTATCCGCAATCCAAGACCGAAGTCTCCAAGATCAACGTCGACCATGCCCGCGAAACCCAGTTTCTGCGCCTGTCGCTGGAGCTGGAGGTGACACGCACCCTGGCCAGACAGGAAGACAAATCCTCCATCGCCCCTGCTCGTCAGATCCTCAAGCTTCAGGAAACGGCACATGCCGAGGGCGATCTTGGCCTCTTTGCCACCTTCGACAAACGCTTTCACCTGTCGCTGTTCAAGGCGATCGGGCTTGCCAGCCTGTGTCAGCTCGTAGCGTCGCGCTCCGGCCATATCGACCGGCTGCGCAATCTCAACCTACCCGACCCCGGTAAACCCGCCAGCATCCTGCGATATCACGGCCTCATCCTGGCTGGTATCGAGGCAAGTGACGAAACGGCCACGGAAACCGCTGTCCGCGAACATCTGTCAGGCACGTTGCAGCAGGTCGATCAGATCGTCGCCCGCAATCCTGCGTTCTTCTAG
- a CDS encoding TetR/AcrR family transcriptional regulator: MIKPAETARERILTAANKLFYAEGIRAVSLDTIAEKAGITKKTVYYHFKSKDDLIEAYLASRDQPNLNQFRKWFGEAEGDLPDKVEAIFRQIALSARHPKWKGCGFLRTAAELANMPGHPAMKVGAGHKKKFEAWMAEEFEAAGVGGAPHLARHIVLLLDGAFSTILVHRDPAYAEAAGEAARALVASAMLNQAG; this comes from the coding sequence ATGATCAAACCTGCCGAAACAGCCAGAGAGCGGATCCTGACCGCTGCCAACAAGCTCTTCTATGCGGAGGGAATCCGTGCCGTCAGTCTCGACACGATCGCGGAGAAGGCCGGTATCACCAAGAAGACGGTTTATTACCATTTCAAGAGCAAGGACGACCTGATCGAAGCTTATCTGGCGTCACGAGATCAGCCCAACCTCAATCAGTTCCGGAAGTGGTTTGGGGAAGCCGAAGGTGATCTGCCGGACAAGGTGGAGGCAATCTTCCGCCAGATAGCGCTTTCTGCAAGGCACCCGAAATGGAAAGGCTGCGGTTTCCTGCGAACGGCGGCTGAACTTGCCAATATGCCCGGGCATCCGGCGATGAAGGTTGGTGCCGGTCACAAGAAGAAATTCGAGGCATGGATGGCGGAAGAATTCGAGGCTGCAGGTGTCGGCGGAGCGCCGCACCTGGCCCGCCATATCGTGTTGCTTCTGGATGGCGCGTTTTCAACCATCCTGGTTCACCGCGATCCTGCTTATGCGGAAGCTGCAGGAGAGGCGGCGCGGGCACTGGTAGCATCGGCGATGCTCAATCAGGCAGGCTGA